One genomic segment of Primulina tabacum isolate GXHZ01 chromosome 9, ASM2559414v2, whole genome shotgun sequence includes these proteins:
- the LOC142556491 gene encoding transcription factor IBH1-like translates to MTSDHISSLRNPSSIKTRFAHRFVLALKKLSMDRASSSVSMADRYKRYRKVRAAAYASMASSVGPKRAWARALLRKIRNRKMGSNLMKRLGSRTGLLKKRTVLKPRNHREMGSEQENSLRELVPGGEGMEFYRLLNETGHYIKCLRAQVKVMKNIIDLYSN, encoded by the coding sequence ATGACTTCTGATCATATTTCTTCACTCAGAAACCCTAGTTCCATTAAAACTAGGTTTGCTCATCGATTCGTCCTGGCCCTCAAGAAACTGAGCATGGATAGAGcttcttcatctgtttccatgGCTGACAGATACAAGAGATATCGTAAGGTAAGAGCTGCGGCCTATGCATCCATGGCTTCTTCGGTAGGGCCGAAACGGGCGTGGGCGCGAGCCCTTCTTCGAAAGATCCGAAACCGCAAGATGGGTAGTAATTTGATGAAGAGACTGGGTAGTAGGACCGGTCTTCTGAAGAAAAGAACTGTGCTTAAACCAAGAAACCACAGAGAAATGGGTTCAGAGCAAGAAAACAGTCTCCGGGAGCTCGTCCCGGGAGGAGAAGGGATGGAATTTTACAGATTGTTGAATGAAACTGGTCACTACATAAAGTGCCTCAGAGCCCAGGTAAAAGTGATGAAAAATATTATCGATCTTTATTCAAACTGA